CCAGTGAAACCAAGGCGCTCGGCACGATAACGCTTACGCAAAAAACTGATCGAATTCAAGGCACGGTTACAGATAGTTCAGGGAATGCGATTTCGGGCGCGAGCGTGAATGCCTGGAAAGACTCGGGCGCTGGCGGATCGTATGAATGGGCAAATGCGACCAGCGGGAGCGATGGTAGCTACTCACTCCTTGTGACGCCGGGGACATGGAAAGTGTCGTCATGGCCTTCTTGGAGTTCAGGTAGCACACAAGATTTAGTTACAGATGGTAAACCAGTCGTTGTTACAGTCACATCTGGCGTTGTGGCAACGCAGAACTTTACTTTTCAGCGCGCCACGAACACGGTTAGTGGGCGCATTCTAGATGCCGACGGCAATGTTGTCACCTCGCTTTCAGGTTGGGTAAATGCGAATGACGGCAGTCAAGAATATAGCGGCATTGGCGCCACAGTCTCAAGTGGCACATTTACTTTGAAATTACCAAGTGGCACGTGGGAAGTTTCCTTAAGCACTTGGGGGAGCGACTATAGCGCGGGAGATTCAAAACGGGTAACTTTTGCTGGCGACAACGAAACTCAATCACTCGATCTATCCTTGGTGCGAAACGATGTTACGCTCCAGGGCACGGTTTATGATGAAGATGGCGCCAAAGTCACCAATACCTGGATGAATATCTATGCCACCAAGGGCAACCACGGTTCTTGGCAGAATGCCAGTTTCGACACGAATGCTGGAACCTATTCAATTAAAGTTTCAGCGGGTACGTGGCGCTTGGGTTGGTGGGTCAATCAGTCACTGGGTTACTCGTCGGGAAGTGGCCAAGATGTTGAATTGACACTGACCGCTGGTGAAACCAAAACCTACGACATTACACTCAAAAAGGCCGATTCAACGATTCGCGGCCGAGCGACTAAAAGCAATGGCGACGCAATGGCTTGGGCCTGGATCGCGGCTGATACTCGTGATCCAAATGAAAAAACCAAAGCAGATTCCTATTATTATTCAAATGGAGCGAGCACAAATCAGAATGGCGACTACGAGATGAAGGTACCCGCTGGCACTTACTGGGTGGGTGGCTACATGTGGTCTGGTTCAGGTGTGATTAACCCGAAACGTGTCAAGGTCACCGTAGACGCTAGCACTCCGGCAACGGTTGATCTAACTTTCCGCGATGCCGACGCCTCCATCCAAGGTAATGTGCGACAAGGTGGCAGTGGCACCGATGCGTTTGTCACAGCTTGGGCGGAAGATGGCGGCTACTCCGAAGCCAACAGTTCACTTATCGGTATCTATGGCCTTTCGGTCTCAAGTGGAACCAAGTGGCATGTGAAAGCGATTAGAAAAGATGGCGCTGATATTTATAAATCGCCGGAAAAGGTTATTGATCTTTCAAGCACTAAACAAGGCAGTGTTGATTTGGATCTCGAAAAACAATCATTTACACTTCCTGATACTCAATCGATTACTTTCGATCCAACTAAGCAACAGGCAATCTCGCTTGATGACGGCACGGCGCTCACGATCCCAGCCAACACCATCGCTACTTCAGGAACGGTCACTTTGACGGCTGAACCGACGGTTGAGCTCGCCGAAGAGGCTGATGCCAAGCCAGTTTCTTATGGCTATGAATACAATGCCATAGATCAGAATGGCACCGAGATCACTAATTTTAGCGGTAACATTACACTGGAAACAAAATATGATGAAGATTGGCTTGAGGATGCCAATGTTCAGGATGAGGAAGAATTAATTGTAGGTTACTACGACACAACGGTCGGCACCTGGAAAGAGTTAAGTAACTGCACCGTGAATAAGGATCAAGATACTGTGTCTTGCCAAACTGATCACTTTACAGCTTTTGCACTCGTAACTGCTTCCGACACCACCCCACCTGCTCCACCGACTAATGTTTCGGCCGGCGATAAAGGCACTGACGGAGATATTCTCCTCTCCTGGACCAATCCAACCGATGCTGATTTTGCCTCAATTAACATCTATCGCTCAACAGCGAGTGGTCAAACCGGCACTTTGATCAAAAGTGGCGCGACAGGCACAAGTTATGAGGATAGCGGATTAACGAATGGCACAAAATACTACTACACTCTTTATGCCCTAGATGCTTCTGGGAACATCTCAAACCCATCAAGCTCAACTTCCAGTCAAGCAACTGGCACGACAACAAGCCAAGCCTCCGCAACGCCAACGGCGAGTGTCACCCTGCCAGCGACGGGCAACCCGCTCTAAGCCTTATATAGTTATTTCTGGTTCAAAATGAGATAAGCTATAAGAACAAGACCGATTTGAAACGCAAGTTTTATTAAAACAGGCGTTTTGCCGGAAATCGTTTTGGACCAGTCAACTGCTTTATCGCCGAACCAAGTTGGGATCGTGTGACAGTAGATGTGAAAACGCCAAAGTGGGCGGTAAAATTTATCCAAGAAGGGGTGGAGAATGTCGAGCCAAAGCCCGGCAAGAATTGCGCCAAAGATTAAGAATGGCGACAGGGTTGTAAAGATTCGTAAAAAATAATCAACAAGCCAGATACTTGTCAGAATATCGACTGAAGTAACGCCACCCATCTTCCACCATTCTTCTCGCTTAGGAAAGCTGTACCATTCGGCGTGCGGAATCATGTCAAGCAGAGGATGAATTAAGAGATTAGCGGCTATAATCGCACTTGGTTCAGGAACGAACGCAAGCGTGAGTCCGGTAACCGCAATGTGGCCAGAGATCGTCATAGTGATTATTATTTTAAGCCCTTTTGTGAGAGAAAGCTATTGAGGAACACATCTAATGAAATTAACCGTGCGGGTGAAGCCCGGGTCGCGGGCGAATAGTGTTGAAGAGTTGCCCGATGGTTCCTATCGTGTGGCTGTGACCGCGTTGCCAGAGAAAGGTCAGGCTAATAGAGCGCTAATCGAGCTATTAGCTCATCATTTTAAGGTGCCAAAATTTGCCGTCAGAATTTTGGCGGGACAGAGCGCGCGGACAAAAGTTGTCGAGATAGTGAATGTCGATAAGCATCCATTATCCAGCTGAAAAATCGAAAGGCAACCACAAAAAATACACTGAACTGGCGTGAGGGTGGACAAGAAGCGACTGTTCTGCTATAGTCATTGCTTCTACGATCGTGCGACCGTCGCACGCGATGAATGCCGAGCTAGATTATCTACTATCGTTGTTCATCCCTAGGTAGATGTGAAAGGTATTCATGAGATTTCGCGATCGATCGCGCGCGCGATCACGTTTTGGACGAAGTAATTCAACGCCCCGTGCCGCCGGCTCGTCTTTTCGAGGCGATCGGCCTCGTTTGGGCAACCGTCGGAAGTTTACCGGTCAATTTATTCACCCGAGCAAGTTTGTCAACAAGGCCGTTGCGCCGATGCAGGCAGCGGTATTTACGCCCACGCATCGGTTTGTCGATTTTAAGCTTCATCCGATCTTGGCTCGCAACTTGGCCGGCCGCGGGTTTGATTGCCCGACGCCGATTCAAGATCAAGTGATTCCGTTGGCACTGGCCGGCCGCGACACAGTCGGGCTGGCTAACACCGGCACCGGCAAAACCGCCGCCTTTCTTTTGCCAATCCTGCAGCTTTTAACTGTCAAACCGTCAGCGGGCACCGTGCTGGTGTTGGCGCCCACCCGGGAATTGGCGATGCAGATTGACGATGAGTTTCGAGCGCTGGCCAAAGGCTTGCCGCTCTATTCGGCAGTCTGTGTGGGCGGCATGAGCCTCGGCCGGCAACGCGCCGCTCTGGTTCGCCGGCCGCAGTTAGTGATTGGCACGCCCGGCCGCTTAAAAGATTTTTTGGATCGCCGCCTACTCGATCTCCACAACGTTCGATTTTTGGTGCTTGATGAGGTTGATCGGATGCTCGATATGGGTTTCATCCGCGATATTCGCTACATTCTGGATCAGGTTCCGACGGAGCGCCAGACTTTTTGCATGAGCGCCACCATGACCGCGGCCGTTGGACAACTCTTGGGCGGATTGCTCACCAATCCGGCTCAAGTCTCGGTGAAAACCGGCGCCACTTGCCAGGCAGTTGAGCAAGATATTATCGAATATGCCCAAGAAGACGAGAAGTTGGGCCTACTCCAAACGCTTCTGGCGCAAGCCGAGGTGGAAAAGGCGCTGGTCTTCAGCCAAACCAAACGCAATGCCCAACGGTTGGCGCACGCGCTCGCCGCGGGTGGCGTGACGGCCGAGGCGATTCATGGCAACAAATCCCAAGCCCAGCGCACTCGCGCCCTTCAGGCTTTCAAGTCGGGCCGGGTAATGGCGTTGGTTGCCACCGATGTGGCCGCGCGCGGCCTCGACATTCCCAACGTCAGCCATGTTATTAACTATGATCAGCCGATGACCTACACTGACTATATCCACCGAATCGGTCGAACCGGCCGAGCCGGTCAGCGCGGCACCGCTCTCACTTTCGTGCCGGGCCGATCTGCCGGAAGCGCCCACCAACGCTAAACTTTTTTTCGGTCGAGCCGAGTGATCAGGCGATGGTCAGGATTACGCGACGTGGGTTGAAAGTGAATACGGTGTTGGTAGAGAAGCGATTTATAATCTCGCCAGCTATAAACTCGATGTTACAACCGCAAAGTCTGCCCTAGTTGAACAGCTCGGGAAAACTGTGGCTTAATATCAAAAAAAGGGGGAATTATCCCTTCAAGAGTTATTCTGTGAATTTACGACACGTCTGTAACTTAAGCCTCCTGTGGACGCACAATTCATCCCGCAAATGCATAATACTCTACTAGCCAGTCTCCTTTCTTACCAGCGTACACGACCGTCCACGACACACTTAATCCCCTAATTTTGCCAAGTGCCCCAAATCATTGTTTACACATTGGCGTTGGTTGTTTAGTTAATAACTTGTCGAACAAGAATACAAATGGCGAGAGGATAGGATCGCCACGACCAAAGCCTCGCGCTACCATTTAATAAAGACCTAGGCCGCGTCCGGAATAGTCCAGGGTTTCGAGCGTTGGGCATCATCCTTCGGTTGCGGTTTTAATTTAGGTTCTGGCCGTGGTTGGTTGCGAAGTTGGAGAGCAAAATCGCCTTTATGGAGCAATCTCTTTGCTTCGTCAAGCACAATCGTTGTGTGCATCTGACCTTCAATATTTTTGTTTACTTCCCGAAGAAGCGCTTCAGCAAGCTGACGTGTTAGTAATGGATAGCGATTAATAGCCGGCTCGGAATGCATGTATTCAGGTTGTTCTTGCTGGATTGATACCAACTCAAGTACGTCTTGGTAAACAGGCACCTCGTCGACACGCTGATCATTATTGGCCTCGAAAATTGCATCCTTGATCTCATCAAGCGAACCAAGCGGTGTATTGTTATTTTTGATTTCTTCAGGAACTTGTGTGCTTGGAACAGTCATTCTTCCTCCTTTTGCGCTATAATATAATAAATTCACAGAGGAGGGAATGTGCGTAAATTTTGGTTGGCAATGTGTGGAATACTTATTGTAAGCGCTGGCGGTTGGTCCATATTTAAAGTTCGATCACAACAAGCATCTCCCATAACCACAATTCCAACTCAAATTTCTACCCCCTCGCTGAATGCTCCCCAGCTTGAGGGCGTCGAGATACGCACAGTGGCGCTTACAGGAGCGTATCCAGCTGGTCTTGATCTCGATTCGAAAACTGGTTATTTCTACGTCAGTAATCATGACACCATGTTAAATGGTTGCGAAGGAGATGAGGCGCGTTATGGCAAGAATACTTTAAGCATCGTCGATCCAGTTCAGGGCAAAGAAGTCGCTAATACTAAAACAGAAGCTGGCGCTCTTGGCATTCAAGTTGATTCAGGACGCGATTCAGTCTATGTGGCTGGATCGCGCACGGGCAAGATCGCTTTTCACGCTCTGGATACCGGTGAAAAATCTAAAACAATTCCAGTCGGTGGTCAGCCCTTTGACTTGGCGCTCAATGCTGAAAAGGGCGTGTTACTTATTTCCAATACGAAAGATGACCACTCTAAAAATATGTCAGTAGTCGACGTGAATAAAAAAGCGTTGTTTGGAACGCATGAAACGCCCGATCAGCCACGGGGGATCGCCCTTGACCCTGATCGAGGCGTGGCTTACATGGTGAGCGCGAAGGATGGGACGATCGCAATCGTCGATACCGATACCGGCAATGTCTCGACTAGCTTTCGGCCGCTTGAGATTAAAGATAGTAGCGGCATCACATTCTCCAGCAAACTTCGTCGAATTTTCGTTGTCGATACGCAGGAGACAAGCGCGATCACGGCGATTGATGCTAACAGTGAAAGTTTAGCTGGCAAGATTCGTTTTACTGAAAACGCAGTGCCAGCAAGCGGAATGCAAGTTGATGATGAAGCTGGCTTACTCTATGCGACCCTGCCACGAAGCAATGCCATTGGGGTTGCTGAAGCTAAAACACTTAAATCACTGGGGATCATTTCGGTTGGCAAATGTCCGTCTGCAATCAAACTTGATCTTGAGCGAGGTCTCGGCGTGACTGCTAATCAAGGAGATGATACTGTAAGTGTATTCGATCTCGGTCAGGTTGAGATTGCTTTAAAGCAGAAAGGAGATGTATGATCTTGAAACTTAATCTTAAGGTTTTTATTCTCGCGCTTATACTCGTGATTGTCGGCATGTTGGCTGTTTGGCGGCCCTGGAAGGATGAGGCGGATACGCGCCAAATTACCACGAATGGTGAAGCCACGGTTTCGCGTGCCCCGGATGAGTTTGTTTTTTCACCTGTCTACGAAAAAGTCTCGGAAGATTCTAAAACGGCGGTCCGTGAGGTGACGGTAGTAGGGAATGAGATTTTGGCGAAACTCCGTGAACTTGGTGTCGTGGACGATCAGATGACGACCTCGGTAACAACAAACAACGATCGAGTCTATGCCTTCGAGCCTAATGCCGATGCGCCTAATGAATATCATGCGCTCTATAGCATCACTGCTACGCTTAACGATCTCACACTTGCTCAATCGGTACTCGACTATTTGGCCACGACTCCGGTTCTCTACGCAATTACTCCGCAGAGTACTTTTAGTACGAAAACGCGTAAGGCGCTCGAAGACGAGGCGCGTAAATTAGCGCTCGCCGATGCTCGAGAGCGAGCCGAGGACTCGGTAGCCGCGATTGGCGCAAGGCTCGGCAAGGTTATTACCATTTCCGAACCCTCATGGGGAGGTCCGGTGCCACTCATGGGTGCGCCCGAAGGCGTGGGAACAGCTAATCTTGACTCCAACGCTTCGGCGAGTCCGGAACTTTTAATCGGTGAACAGGATCTTACCTATACGATCAGCGTTACCTTTGCCTTAAAATAACTACTAAGGAGGGAATATGGCACAGAAACCGCGTTATTGGCTTGGAGTTGCAAGAATCTCTCTTGGTTTAATTTTCTTTTGGGCTTTTGTTGACAAACTTTTTGGCCTTGGCTTTAGCACTGAACCTGCCAAGGCGTGGATTATTGGCAACTCGCCAACTGAATCATTTCTCCTGTATGCCACAAAGGGGCCATTTGCGTTCATTTTCCAAATGTTAGCTGGTAACTCGTTTGTCGATTGGCTCTTTATGCTTGGTCTATTCGGAGTTGGTCTGGCTCTGATTTTTGGAATTGGTCTGCGCTTGGCTTGTTATAGTGGCGCACTGATGTTGGCGCTTATGTATATCGCCGGATTTATGCCACCAAAAAATCATCCTTTTCTCGATGATCACATCATTTACATTATTTTGCTTTGGGGTTTGGCCGTTGAGGATGCTGGACGTGTTCTCGGTTTTGGCGCTTTCTGGCAGAGAACAGAGTTAGTTCGCAAATTTCCGATTTTGGAGTGACAACTTATTTGCGACTTATGGCAATTGCCGCGAGGGCGGTTGTGATTGGCACAGCTAGGATAAGCGCACTACTGCCAATGAGCGTTCGCAGAATCTCTTCAAAGAGAAACTCACTATTTATCGCGACCCAAAGCGGGAGTGGTCGCTGAACTATCGCCATAAGAAACATCGGAAATGAGGCGCCCACATAGGCTAGGGCAAGGGTATTAACGAGCGATGCAACATGTTCGCGCCCAACACGCAAACCCCGCCGATAAAGTTCTTGTGGCGAAAGGTTGGTGTTCGCATTTTTGAGCTCAAAAACCAGTGCGGCTTGAGCCGTGGCAACGTCATCCAGCACCCCCAGTGTGCCGATTAAGATTCCACCAAGAAGCAGGCCGCGAAAATTCAAATCCGCAAAGGCGCCGATCTGAAGATAAAAAGACTCCTCGCTCCCCATGCCGGTAAGATGCGCGAGCGCGGCAAAAAGCATCGCCAGACTTGTTGCAACGCCGAGCGTTAAAATTGTGCCGACCACCGAAACAGTGGTCTGGAGGCGAAAGCCATGAGCAAGATAAAGTGTTAATAAGGCAATCAAAATACTGCCGATCAGAGAAACAAGAAGCGGGTTATAGCCCCGAATAATCGCTGGCAGAATTCCGAAGATAAGGATCAAAATACTAACCAAGAGACCGATAAGCGCCGTTCCGCCACGCCAGCCGCTTACTAAAAGGACAAGACCAAGGAACATCGCCGCGAGCCAGAAGAGACTGCCGAGGCGTAGTCGATCAGCGATGTAATAATAGGTTGAGCCATCGATCTTTGTGCTTTTTGCTAGAATAATTGAATCGTTTGCCTCGACCATCTGCGCAGGTTGAATTGTGTATTGGCCGCCATGATCGACTTCGACTTCTTTGCCTTGTTCTTCACCGGATAAAATCCGAACTTGAAGGCGCTGAAAGAGTTGAGAAAAATCACCCAGATCTTGCTCACCTTCTTCCAGCACCTCGAGCACTTGGGCGCGAGCATAGGTATCAGGCGGCAAGCCAGCTTCAAAGGCCGGATTTGGTTCAAGTATGGGTGCATCTTGAGCCTGGACAAATGAATTGCTTAGAGGAAAAAATATTAAAATAACTAAAAAAATTCCGCGCCACATATTGCTAACGTAGATGGTAATGCGGAATGCGTAAAGGGTGATAGACTACCGCTATGTGCGGCATTATTGGCGTGGTTGGCCGGAAGCAGAACGCGCCTCAACTGGTGATTGACGGTCTCAAACGGCTTGAGTATCGCGGCTATGATTCTTGGGGAGTCGCTTTTTCCAAGCGAACCGGTTTAACGCTCGAGCGGGAGATCGGCAAGTTGGAAGAGAGTGGCGCTCGGCTCAAGCAGTTAGCGGCTGAACGGGCCAAGCTGGCCCTCGGCCACACCCGCTGGGCGACTCACGGCGGCCGGACGGTCGCTAATGCTCATCCGCATCGCTCCTGTGACGGTCGGATCGTTTTGGTGCACAACGGCATTATCGAAAACTATCAAGAATTGCGCGACGAACTTAAAGCTGTTGGTCATCGCTTCCAATCGGAAACTGACACCGAAGTTTTAGCTCATCTGATTGAAGCCGCCCGGCCTGACACTAAAACCTTGGCCGAGGCGGTGCGGCTGGCGCTCGGTAAAATTCAGGGCAGCTTTGCAATCGCCGTTTTTGAGGTCGGCGGACGGGAGTTGGTCGGCGCGCGACGCGGCTCGCCGCTGGTGATTGGCTTGGGTTTAGATCAAGCCTACTTGGCCTCGGATGTGCCCGCCTTTTTGGCCGCCACTCGGTGGGTGATTTTTTTGGAAGAGAACGATCTGGTCGTCCTTAATGGGGGCCGGCCGGTGATTAGAAATCTGACCACCAACAAAATCGTCACTCGGTCGGAAGTACAAATTAGTTGGGACGCCGCTCAAGCTGAACGCGGCGAGCATCCGGACTTTATGCACAAGGAAATTTTTGAGCAACCGGCAACGCTCCGCCGAGCGCTCGGGCAACCGCGCCGCGAACTTGAGCGTTTTGCCAAATTGATCCATCAGGCTTATGGCGTTTTCTTGGTCGGTTGCGGTTCGGCCTATCATGCCGGTTTGACCGGGCTTTATCTTTTCTCTCATCTGGCTAAACGGCATGTCAATCTTGCCGTTGCCTCCGAATTTCCTTGTTATGAGGAGTTTTTAACGCCCAAAACGCTGTTGGTGCCGATTTCACAAAGCGGCGAGACGGCGGATACACTCGAAGCGGTCCGGGCGGCCAAACGGCGCGACGTCAAGGTGGCGGCGATCGTCAATGTGCAAGGTTCAACTTTGATGCGCGAAGCCGATCAAAGCCTCTTGACCTTGGCTGGCCCGGAACTGTGTGTTTTGGCCACCAAAAGTTTTACCAGCCAGGTCGCGCTTTTAACCTTGCTGGCCTATACTTTGGCCGATCAATACCGCGCCGGCCGGAACTTGCTTGAGCGCGCGGCCGACGAGCTCGACGCCCAGTTGGCTGAAGGAACGATGGCCAGCCAACTCCAAGCTCTGGCGCGCACCCTCAAGGCTCGAGAGCATCTTTACACGGTCGGCCGGTCGCTCAATTACCCAACCGCTCTGGAAGCGGCCCTAAAAATTAAAGAGGTCAGTTATCTGCATGCCGAGGGTTTTGCCGGCGGCGAGCTTAAACACGGCTCGATTGCCTTGATCGAAGCAGGCACGCCGGTGCTTGTTTTTGCGAGCCGCGATCATGCCGAGGCGGAGATTCTCGCCAACGCAATGGAACTAAAATCGCGCGGTGCCCAGATTATCGGGATTGCGCCTCGACCTAATGAAATTTTTAGCAATTGGTTGCCGGTTACCGATCTACCCGAAGCGATGCCGATTTTGGGCGCCATCCCGGCGCAACTCCTTGCCTACGAATTAGCCCTTGCTCGCGGCCTTGATCCGGATAAACCGCGCAACCTCGCCAAATCGGTGACGGTGAAATAACCCCCAAAGTTTTTTTCCATCAACTCTGTTATGCTGACAACATGAAGCTTTCGTTCTATGGAGCGGCGGGTGAGGTAACCGGCAGTAACTACTTGCTTGAAGCAAAAAACGCCTCTCTAATGGTGGATTGCGGCGCATTTCAGGGGGGCAAAGAGCAAGAGCTTAAAAATGCCGCGCCTTTTCTTTTTAATCCTAATATAGTTGATTCTTTTATTTTGACTCACGCTCATCTTGATCACGTTGGGCGGGTGGCGAAACTCGTCAAAGATGGCTACCGAGGTCATATTTGGTGCACGCCGGCCACCATGGAACTCGCCGAACTTATTATGCTCGACGCGGCTAAGATCATGAGTCACGAAGAGCTTAAGTTTGGCGATGAGCCGCTATATCATGAACAAGACGTCTATCGCGCGCTCCGCCAGTTCAAAACTCTTGACTATGAAACTAAAATCGAGATCGCGCCCGGGATCGAGGCGCGTTTAGTCGATGCGGGTCATATTCTTGGTTCAGCTTCGGTGGAAGTGTGGGCAGGAGGCAAGAAGTTGCTTTTTTCAGGCGATATTGGCAATAAAGGAGCGCCGATTATTAAAGACCCGAACCGAGTGGACGAGGCGGATTACGTGATTTGTGAGTCAACCTATGGCGGCCGCACGCATGAATCGATTGAAGATCGTCGGGTCATTTTAAAAACCGCAATTGATCACTCGATTGCCAAGGGTGGAGTGCTTTTGATCCCAGCTTTTGCGCTCGAACGAAGCCAAGAGTTGCTCTATGAACTTCACGATTTACTCACGAACCACAATATTAAAGCCCTGCCAATTTTTCTCGATTCCCCTCTAGCTATCAAAACGACTGAAGTTTTTGGTCATTTTCCCGAGTATTACGACAACGAAGCAAAGGAAATTATTCATACCGGCAAGGATTTTTTCGAATTGCCCGGCTTACAATTCACGGAGACGGTTGAACAGTCAAAGCGGATCAATAAGACTCCACCGCCCAAAATGATTATTGCCGGTTCGGGAATGATGACGGGTGGGCGGATTCGCTATCATCTAAAAGAGTATCTCGGCAGTCCGCAGACAACGATTTTAATTGCCGGCTATCAAGTTAAGGGCACGCTCGGGCGCCGAATTCTAGATGGCGTGAAGACCGTTG
The Candidatus Berkelbacteria bacterium DNA segment above includes these coding regions:
- a CDS encoding MBL fold metallo-hydrolase, producing MKLSFYGAAGEVTGSNYLLEAKNASLMVDCGAFQGGKEQELKNAAPFLFNPNIVDSFILTHAHLDHVGRVAKLVKDGYRGHIWCTPATMELAELIMLDAAKIMSHEELKFGDEPLYHEQDVYRALRQFKTLDYETKIEIAPGIEARLVDAGHILGSASVEVWAGGKKLLFSGDIGNKGAPIIKDPNRVDEADYVICESTYGGRTHESIEDRRVILKTAIDHSIAKGGVLLIPAFALERSQELLYELHDLLTNHNIKALPIFLDSPLAIKTTEVFGHFPEYYDNEAKEIIHTGKDFFELPGLQFTETVEQSKRINKTPPPKMIIAGSGMMTGGRIRYHLKEYLGSPQTTILIAGYQVKGTLGRRILDGVKTVDLFHEPVAVKAEVIACGAFSAHADHKQLMDWLTSVKTPVRQIFFTHGDREGLVALEQAVSKELNWQTHIPRFGEHITL